The region ATTCTAGCACCTTAAGATAACCTCTTAAAAAGAGCCTTCTTCGCTGCATACACTCAGCAAGACAGTACCAAGTGTGTAACCAGTAGGTAACCCCTCTTCGAATACAGTAACTCGTATCCGACCCGTTCCATTGGTTTATGACTATGAATTTACCCGTTCTCATAGAGGAAGTCTAGGGGTTAAACCAGCAATTATTAAAGAATTCTTATATTGTAGCTATAAGTAAATATTAAATAGTTATACCTACCATAGTAGGTTATTGAATTATCTCTATGATTCTTTCAATAGACATTTGCAAACCTTAATTCGGTTTTCAATTCCTGAATCTTACTCCTGGTAGCGCTTTGGATGTAGTTCACCAGTTCTAGTTTTTCTTACCGTCTATCCCTTTACGGCTCCAGCAGTCAACCCTTGAACAATCTGTTTTTGGAAAAACAACACCAGAATAACTAGAGGAACAGTACCCACGACCGTAGCTGCGGCGATCGCACCATAGGGAATTTCAAACATCGAAGTTCCACCCAGTTGAGCAGAGGCAACGGGAATTGTTTTCATTGTTTCTTCAGTAATGAAAGTGAGCGCAAAAATAAATTCATTCCAAGCCGCGATGAACGTCAAAATTCCAGTTGTCACCAGCGCAGGTAATGTCAATGGTGTGAGAATTTGTACTAACAGTTGCCAGGTATTATAACCATCTACTCGGGCAGCATCTTCCAAATCTTGGGGTAGTTGAATAAAGAAGCTTCGCATCACCAAAATTGTTAATGGCAAGTTCATAGCGGTGTACGGCAAGATCAGTGCAAGATAGTTATTTCCTAAGTTCAGGAATTGCACAATTTCTAGCAAACCTTGCAACAGCAAAATGCTAGGAAACAGAGTCACGAACAAGATACATACTTGGATGAAATAACTCCCACGAGGACGTGATCGCGCCAGGGCATACGCGGCTGGGGTGCCAATGAGCAAACATGCCAATGTTGAAGTTAATGAAACAAAAGCACTATTGAGAATATAGCGACCAAATGGACGACGAGTAAATAACTCTATATAGTGGTCAAACGTGATGCGCGTAGGGAAATAAACATTTGGAATAGCAACAATATCTTCATTCACTTTGAAGGAAGTCAGCACTTGCCAGAGAACTGGAGCCAGACAAAAGATCACAATTGCAATCACTGCGCACCAAAATAAAACAGTGCTCAACAATAGCGATCGCTTTTTGGGTGCTGAGGTGAGATTGTTTGCAATTGAATCTGAATCCAAAAGAGTAGACATATCGATGATGGGAAACAGTGAATAGGGGAATAGGGAATAGGGTATCAGGTGTGAAATGATTCAGGAATGCAGAGAATTGTCAGGTCAGACTTGCTTGGCGCGATCGCGAGATGATAAAGCTGCACACCGTAATTACTAACACTAGTAACAGAAATGTCACCACAATCAATGCAGAGGCATAACCAAAGTCGAGATAACGCATGGCGTTAGCGTAGATATAAAGAGCAACAACTTCTGTTGATCCACCAGGACCACCACCTGTCATGACTTGCATCAAGTCAAAAATACCGAATGCCTGAGCAAACCGAAACAGAACAGCAATCACAATCTGGGGGGTCAACAAGGGTAACGTAATATGCCAGAAACTTTGCCAGGGCGATGCCCCTTCCAGTGCATAAGCTTCATACAAATCATGGGGAATGGATTGCAATCCGGCTAATAACAAAATGCTGATAAAGGGCATGGTTTTCCACACATCTGCAACGATCAGCGCAAGGGTTGCGGTAAAAGCATCTCCCAACCAGTTAATTCCTGTGTTGATGACTCCTAGCCGCAGCAAAATATCATTGGCAATGCCATATTGATCGTTGAAAATCCACGTCCAGCCAAGGGCAATCAGTGCAGTGGGCAATGCCCAAGGAAGAATCGCGATCGTTCGTACCACCCCTCGTCCTCGAAATGACTGGTTGAGCACTAATGCCACTCCCAAGCCCAAGAGCAATTCCAGCGAAACAGAAAGGACCGTAAACCGAATCGTAATCCAAAAGGTTTGCCAGAAGTGGCTGTCTCCTAAAATCCGAATGTAATTCTTAAATCCAATGAATATGGGTTGCAGTTCAGTTCCCAGATTTTGGGCAAAAAATCCCAACCACAGCGATCGCCCAATTGGATATGCAAACACCAGCAGCAATACGGCTAAGGCAGGCAGTAGTAAATACAGCCCAGTTCGTTGTTGCTGTGCCTGAATTGATTTCACGGCTAACTCCTCTGTGCTCGTCCGGCTTCTAACAACCGTTTGGTTTCTGCAGTAGCTTGCTGCATTGCAGCTTCGGAACTTTGCTGATTCGTTAATGCTGCACTTAAATAGCGTTGTAGTATATCCGATGCCTGAGCATACTGCGCGATCGGAGGACGCAAAACGGCTTTATCTATAACCTTCAAAAGCTCTGGGTAGTGTTGATACTTCGCCACCACCTCCGGATCGTTGAACAATTCCTGCTGACTGGGAACATACCCAGCATCCATAATGAATTCCTTTTGCGTTGCCTCATTGGTGAAAAAGCGAATCGCCTGAAGTGCTTCTTGCTTATGGCTTGAAGTTCTGGCAATGCCCAATCCCCAACCGCCTAAACAAGAGCCGCCCTCAGCCCCACGCTCTGACCGCACCATGGGAACAATGCCCACCTTACCTTTTACGGGAGAATCATCCTCATTCAGCAGTGCCCAGGCATAGGGCCAATTCCGCAAAAAGGCAGCTTCGCCATTTTGAAAAATCCGTCGCGTGTCTTCCTCTATGTAGGTCGTAACGCCTGGCGGAGAGATACCTTGATTAATCGTATTCCGCAAAAACTCTACTGCCTGAATAGCTTCGGGGCGATCGAGTCCAACATCTAACGTGTCAGGGTTGACCCAAAAACCACCAAATCCTTTCAACACTTCTACAAACATTGCTGCCAAACCTTCGTACTGTTTGCCTTGCCAGAGATACCCCCAGCGCACTGCGTTCTTTTCCTGCAAAGCTTTAGAAATCTGCTCAATCTCCTCGAAGGTTTGAGGCGGAGCAATGCCAGCCGCATCGAGCAAATCTTTACGGTAGTAGAGCATTCCTGCATCTGAGCGCACTGGCAAGCGATAGAGCCGTCCCTGATACTTACCACCTTCTACATCTGCTGGAGAGAAGCCCGCCAGTTCCGCAGCAGAGACATCATCCGTCAGGTCAGCTAACCAGCCAGCCGCCGCAAATTTGGGCGTCCAGATCACATCAAGATTTACCAGGTCATAAGGAGAGTTCCCCAAAAGAAATGCAGTGGTGTACATATCCTCCAGCAAGTTCACCTGGTTCGGACCTTCGACGATTTGTAGACGAATACCCGGATGGCTCTCCTCAAAGGCTTTCACCATGTGTTTAGTCCAGGCAGGTACATCTGGCGCACTCATGAGTAACTTGAGGGTGACAGGTTGCTGAGAGACAGCAGGAACCGTTAGCAAAACTATGCTCAAAATACACAGGCAGCCGATAACCAAGATCTGAGTGGTTTTTGGTACCTGCTGCAAGCGCTTGGAGAATTGTAACCATGAAAACGAAGACATGGAAAATAGACCTGGAAATACATGTATGCCATGCGATCGCATCTTACCTCCTCCAAAATTCCTTTGCCCTGAGATACTTAACAAACTCAATAAAGCAGTGCGATCAATGACGCTATGATTGAATAGAGGTTAAGTTCTGTAAAGAAAATTGACTGCAATCATTCAGCCTTCAGATAATGCCGTTTGCTCTACCGCATGGTACGCGCTTGCTCCACTTTGGCAAGGAGACGAAAAAGCCGTACAACAAGGCTTGCCTCATAGCCAACTAGCCCCTGCCTGGCAAATTTTGCTGTTAGGCGATGGTTCACCCACACGCCACTTACAACTGTTGACAGGGGAACCAACGGAGGTTGATGTGATTGATATGTCACCCATTGGCATGGCAGAAGATAATGCCCCGCCCCAAATTCAAGTCGTGCCAGGACCACGGTTACGACGGCAGGTATGGCTTCGTACTGCGTCTGGGCAGCGGCTCGCTTATGCCACTTCCTGGTGGGAAGCTAGCCATGTGGATGATTATCTCCAGAACAAATCACTTCCCATCTGGCTCAGTCTTGCTCGCCTCCGCACTGAGCTTTATCGGGATGTGCAAGGCATTTACTATGGACACTCGATTGAACTAGAGCGGGCATTTGGGCAGCCGGGACCATTCTGGGGACGCCATTATCTCTTCTGGCATCATGGGCAACCCTTTACCTTAATTTACGAAGTCTTTTCTCCTTATCTGCAAAAATATCTGGGAGCGATGCAGTTGAAAGATGCGGTTGAAAAATGAAAGCTGAATCTTTGCGGATAGACCAATAGCCAATCGTGGATTATCGTCATGAGTCCATCAGGACTAGAGTCAGACAAGCTAGGCGAACAACTCAAAAATTTGTTCAGCTAGTTCCCGATCTCAGGTTTGAAGTTGCCTCTGCATAGTGCAATGGTGTCAATCAGCAAAATTCCTATTCCAAAAGCACTTGCGTTATCCTGGGCTATATTCGAGGAACTTGAAAACAACTCACTCCGGAGAATGAAAAATGACCTGGCGCGGCTCTAGCTCCCCTACTGACCGAATTTTTGCATGTTTGACGTACCTGCTGCCATTGCTAAACGTTATCGGACTGGTTGGAGTAGTTTTGGCCACTTCTGGCTCTTTTCTGGCTCCCTTGCTAGCACTTGTTGTGATTCCCCTTAGTCCGTTGTTGGGAATTTATTACGGCTTTGGTGGGTTCATGCCGTTGATTGTTTTCTTTGCGTTGTATTTGCTGGTGGTTCGAAATGATCGCGTTGCGCATTTCATTCGGTTTAATGCTATGCAGTCCATCTTGATTGGGATTTTATTGAGTCTGTTCTCAATTATTTGGAGTTACGTTCTAGCATCGATTTTTCCTACCACCAGCCTTGTGGCTCAAACACTTTTTAATTCCGTATTCCTGGCAACGCTTGGTGTTTCAATCTACTGTATCTTCCAGTCAGCGCTTGGACGATATGCCGAGATCCCCACGATTTCCGAGGCAGCTTACACGCAAGTTCGTTACTAATAGGGGGATGCAGACTTCTGCGAGTTCTAATCTCTAGCCATTAAATAATTGTCCAAATGCCCAATTCCCTCGATCGCAACTCGAACCCGATCGCCTGGTTTGAGAGGGCCCACTCCTTCTGGTGTTCCAGTCAACACCACATCTCCAGGTAATAACGTCATCACTTGGCTGATATAAGCAACCAGTACTTCGGGAGCAAAGACCATATCGTTAATCGAAGCTGACTGGACTGGATTGGGCAAATCGTTGAGGAATGTTTGAAGTTTGGCACCGGGACTGAGTTCCCGCACAATCCACGGACCCAACGGACAAAATGTGTCAAATCCTTTAGCACGAGTCCACTGTCCATCTCGTTTCTGTAAATCACGGGCGGTGACATCGTTGGCGATGGTGTATCCCCAGATCTTGGTTTGCGCTTGCTCTGGGTTACAACCTACACAGCGATCGCCAATTACTAATGCCAACTCCCCCTCATAATCCACCCGCTCCGATTGCGGCGGATAATGAATTGCAGCATCCGCTGGAATCACAGATGTTGAAGGCTTTAGAAACAGCAATGGCTCTGATGGTACAGGCGTCCCCATTTCTGCTGCATGGTTTGCATAATTTTTGCCAACCGCCACGATTTTGGACGGCGCACAAGGAGACAATAGTTGATAGTCTCCCGGTGCGAGTTCCATCTCTGTTGTTTGCCCTTTTAACCACGGAGGTGCGTCCAAAACGGTCACCTGCCGATCTACCTGGAGGAGACCATAGTAGATTTGCCCATCTTTTGCCTGAACCCGGACATAGCGTTGTGCCATAGTCTGCTGAATTCCGTAATTTCCTAATAGAAATTATCTATTGAGTTGATTGACCTTTGTCCAAGCCTCAAAAAACTCGAAACAGAGTCCGTTCAAACCCATCAAAAATTGATGTAAAATGGTTATTCCTTGCTTTTTCACAGAACTCGTGGATTGGTGGAGTGATTAGAGAGAAAAATCGTATTGGTTTTCTTTTTTCCAATGCTCCAAAATTCCATATCCCTGGGAAAAGGCCTTCAAGTCCATAAGGAGAACTAGCATGAGCAATCTATATGAAACAATGTACATTCTGCGTCCTGATTTAACCGAAGAGGACCAGATTATTGAGAAATATCAAGCCCTCTTGCGCGATGGTGGAGCTGAAATTCTGGAAACGCAACATCGCGGTAAGCGTCGCCTTGCTTACGAGATTAACAACCACCGTGAGGGAATTTACGTTCAGATGAATTACCGGGCGGATGGTAATAGTGTTGCAACTTTGGAGCGAGCAATGCGGTTAAGCGATGAAGTCATTCGCTATCTCACAATCCGTCAAGAACCTCCTAAAGAAACCAAAAACGCTGAAGAAGAAGAAGAATAATAATCTAGCGATCGCACGGTTGGGGTGTGTTCCAAACCTCCCAACCGGAGATAGTTCCCATCGAACAAACCGCACATCAAAAAGATTTGTAACCGTGAATTGAAAAGTTGAGAGGATTCAGGTATCAATTTCGTTTTCAGATGGTACATTGACTGCAATCAACGAATCGCTAAGCGTACGATTATGCTCTTAGGGAGTATCATCGAGTATCCCTACCGTTGAAAGCCAACGATCCTAGTCATGACAAACGGAGTTGCAATACTGTGACGGAATCTAGTAACAATCTGTTAGACACCCAAGCTGAAGTTGCCCGCCTACGAGAAGAGCTACAGATGCGGGACAATCTGGTTCAACAGCTCTCTCAAGAGTTGTTTCGCCTGGTGAAGGGTAACTCAAGCTTCATGCCCAATCCTGAAGTCTCTGAACGGCATCTGGCGGAAGTGCGTGCTCTACGGGAACAATTGAAAAGCGTTGAGCAACAGGTCACATTCTATCAAGAGCAAATTGCTGATCGTGATGCTGAAATCTACCAACTGCGCCAATCCGTTCAAGAATTAACGGATCGTTCTCGCATGTTGGAGCAAGTCGTACAAGAGTTGCCCAAAGTCTATCGCCAAAAATTTGCTGAACGGCTTGCCCCCATTAAAGAAAAAGTCACCCAAATCCAGCGGGAGAACCGCCAACTTCACGCAGAGCTTCAAAGTGTGAGCTATCGGTTAGCCGTGCGGACGCGTCGCCAAACCCATCTCGATTTGCCAAGCTTTCCTCGCCCTGGCACTGATGTAGCCCTTCCCAGCTTTGGCAATGCCTGACGTTCTCATCATTACTGATCCCTTTGTTTCAACCTCTCAGCCGACAGCGACACCCGCCATTGCGGCTGAGATGAGGCGAGCAATTCTGGAGTCTATTCGCCCTACTTTCAAAGGTGAATCAGCCAGGAAACAGCCCTTCCAGATTGAGATTCTACCTACCTCTAGCCTTCAGGATCTGAAAGACACTGATTGGGTAGCTCAGGCAGAGCTTCAGGTTTGCCCATTAACGCTGGAGTTGCCAGAGTGGGTTCCTTTCTTTGCTGGCAAGGTTTTTGCTGCCTGTAAATGTGTCGAGAAACTTCAGCAACGCGTGTCTGACTGGGGATATGCAGTTGGGGCAGGATCGTGCTGGTTACCGATTGTACTAACTGCTAAAGGGCCTCTTTATGCAGAGGTTATCACTCAGGTAAACCAATCAGAGCAGCGTTACCAACAACCCTTTCATCTGAAGGATTCAGAACGGCAGCCACTGTATGAGTTGGGAAATCGATTGCTGAAATCGCTGGATGCATCACCGGGCGTCTATCTCATGCAATTTAGCTTGGAAGTGCCCATTCGATTTGAACGCTTAGTTCCATTTCCAGCTCAACCTGCGATCGCCAGCGTTGGTGTTCAAGTACCTGATCTATTTACTTGTCACTGGCGGTGCCTGACTCAGCAACCGATTCGAGAGATTACCATCCTGTCTAGTAGGTAACGCTAAGCGGTAG is a window of Leptolyngbyaceae cyanobacterium JSC-12 DNA encoding:
- a CDS encoding 2-keto-4-pentenoate hydratase/2-oxohepta-3-ene-1,7-dioic acid hydratase (IMG reference gene:2510096790~PFAM: Domain of unknown function (DUF2437); Fumarylacetoacetate (FAA) hydrolase family) — its product is MAQRYVRVQAKDGQIYYGLLQVDRQVTVLDAPPWLKGQTTEMELAPGDYQLLSPCAPSKIVAVGKNYANHAAEMGTPVPSEPLLFLKPSTSVIPADAAIHYPPQSERVDYEGELALVIGDRCVGCNPEQAQTKIWGYTIANDVTARDLQKRDGQWTRAKGFDTFCPLGPWIVRELSPGAKLQTFLNDLPNPVQSASINDMVFAPEVLVAYISQVMTLLPGDVVLTGTPEGVGPLKPGDRVRVAIEGIGHLDNYLMARD
- a CDS encoding hypothetical protein (IMG reference gene:2510096792); this encodes MTESSNNLLDTQAEVARLREELQMRDNLVQQLSQELFRLVKGNSSFMPNPEVSERHLAEVRALREQLKSVEQQVTFYQEQIADRDAEIYQLRQSVQELTDRSRMLEQVVQELPKVYRQKFAERLAPIKEKVTQIQRENRQLHAELQSVSYRLAVRTRRQTHLDLPSFPRPGTDVALPSFGNA
- a CDS encoding ribosomal protein S6 (IMG reference gene:2510096791~PFAM: Ribosomal protein S6~TIGRFAM: ribosomal protein S6), producing the protein MSNLYETMYILRPDLTEEDQIIEKYQALLRDGGAEILETQHRGKRRLAYEINNHREGIYVQMNYRADGNSVATLERAMRLSDEVIRYLTIRQEPPKETKNAEEEEE
- a CDS encoding 4-hydroxybenzoate synthetase (chorismate lyase) (IMG reference gene:2510096788~PFAM: Protein of unknown function (DUF98)), with the translated sequence MTAIIQPSDNAVCSTAWYALAPLWQGDEKAVQQGLPHSQLAPAWQILLLGDGSPTRHLQLLTGEPTEVDVIDMSPIGMAEDNAPPQIQVVPGPRLRRQVWLRTASGQRLAYATSWWEASHVDDYLQNKSLPIWLSLARLRTELYRDVQGIYYGHSIELERAFGQPGPFWGRHYLFWHHGQPFTLIYEVFSPYLQKYLGAMQLKDAVEK
- a CDS encoding hypothetical protein (IMG reference gene:2510096793), translated to MPDVLIITDPFVSTSQPTATPAIAAEMRRAILESIRPTFKGESARKQPFQIEILPTSSLQDLKDTDWVAQAELQVCPLTLELPEWVPFFAGKVFAACKCVEKLQQRVSDWGYAVGAGSCWLPIVLTAKGPLYAEVITQVNQSEQRYQQPFHLKDSERQPLYELGNRLLKSLDASPGVYLMQFSLEVPIRFERLVPFPAQPAIASVGVQVPDLFTCHWRCLTQQPIREITILSSR
- a CDS encoding Tic20-like protein (IMG reference gene:2510096789~PFAM: Chloroplast import component protein (Tic20)) — its product is MTWRGSSSPTDRIFACLTYLLPLLNVIGLVGVVLATSGSFLAPLLALVVIPLSPLLGIYYGFGGFMPLIVFFALYLLVVRNDRVAHFIRFNAMQSILIGILLSLFSIIWSYVLASIFPTTSLVAQTLFNSVFLATLGVSIYCIFQSALGRYAEIPTISEAAYTQVRY
- a CDS encoding carbohydrate ABC transporter membrane protein 2, CUT1 family (IMG reference gene:2510096785~PFAM: Binding-protein-dependent transport system inner membrane component), producing MSTLLDSDSIANNLTSAPKKRSLLLSTVLFWCAVIAIVIFCLAPVLWQVLTSFKVNEDIVAIPNVYFPTRITFDHYIELFTRRPFGRYILNSAFVSLTSTLACLLIGTPAAYALARSRPRGSYFIQVCILFVTLFPSILLLQGLLEIVQFLNLGNNYLALILPYTAMNLPLTILVMRSFFIQLPQDLEDAARVDGYNTWQLLVQILTPLTLPALVTTGILTFIAAWNEFIFALTFITEETMKTIPVASAQLGGTSMFEIPYGAIAAATVVGTVPLVILVLFFQKQIVQGLTAGAVKG
- a CDS encoding carbohydrate ABC transporter membrane protein 1, CUT1 family (IMG reference gene:2510096786~PFAM: Binding-protein-dependent transport system inner membrane component), yielding MKSIQAQQQRTGLYLLLPALAVLLLVFAYPIGRSLWLGFFAQNLGTELQPIFIGFKNYIRILGDSHFWQTFWITIRFTVLSVSLELLLGLGVALVLNQSFRGRGVVRTIAILPWALPTALIALGWTWIFNDQYGIANDILLRLGVINTGINWLGDAFTATLALIVADVWKTMPFISILLLAGLQSIPHDLYEAYALEGASPWQSFWHITLPLLTPQIVIAVLFRFAQAFGIFDLMQVMTGGGPGGSTEVVALYIYANAMRYLDFGYASALIVVTFLLLVLVITVCSFIISRSRQASLT
- a CDS encoding carbohydrate ABC transporter substrate-binding protein, CUT1 family (IMG reference gene:2510096787~PFAM: Bacterial extracellular solute-binding protein), which translates into the protein MRSHGIHVFPGLFSMSSFSWLQFSKRLQQVPKTTQILVIGCLCILSIVLLTVPAVSQQPVTLKLLMSAPDVPAWTKHMVKAFEESHPGIRLQIVEGPNQVNLLEDMYTTAFLLGNSPYDLVNLDVIWTPKFAAAGWLADLTDDVSAAELAGFSPADVEGGKYQGRLYRLPVRSDAGMLYYRKDLLDAAGIAPPQTFEEIEQISKALQEKNAVRWGYLWQGKQYEGLAAMFVEVLKGFGGFWVNPDTLDVGLDRPEAIQAVEFLRNTINQGISPPGVTTYIEEDTRRIFQNGEAAFLRNWPYAWALLNEDDSPVKGKVGIVPMVRSERGAEGGSCLGGWGLGIARTSSHKQEALQAIRFFTNEATQKEFIMDAGYVPSQQELFNDPEVVAKYQHYPELLKVIDKAVLRPPIAQYAQASDILQRYLSAALTNQQSSEAAMQQATAETKRLLEAGRAQRS